A section of the Bacillus sp. HSf4 genome encodes:
- a CDS encoding DNA-directed RNA polymerase subunit alpha, producing MIEIEKPKIETVEISDDAKYGKFVVEPLERGYGTTLGNSLRRILLSSLPGAAVTSIQIDGVLHEFSTIEGVVEDVTTIILNIKKLALKIYSEEEKTLEIDVQGEGVVTAADITHDSDVEILNPDLHIATLGQNASFRVRLTAQRGRGYTPADANKRDDQPIGVIPIDSIFTPVSRVSYQVENTRVGQITNYDKLTLDVWTDGSTGPKEAIALGSKILTEHLNIFVGLTDEAQHAEIMVEKEEDQKEKVLEMTIEELDLSVRSYNCLKRAGINTVQELANKTEEDMMKVRNLGRKSLEEVKAKLEELGLGLRKDD from the coding sequence ATGCCAAGTATGGTAAATTTGTCGTAGAGCCACTTGAGCGTGGATATGGTACAACTTTGGGTAACTCCTTACGTCGTATCCTTTTATCCTCACTCCCTGGTGCCGCTGTAACATCGATCCAGATAGATGGTGTACTGCATGAATTCTCGACGATCGAAGGCGTTGTTGAAGATGTTACAACGATTATCTTAAACATTAAAAAACTTGCACTGAAAATCTACTCTGAAGAAGAGAAGACGCTTGAGATTGATGTACAGGGTGAAGGAGTTGTAACAGCTGCTGATATTACCCACGACAGCGATGTTGAGATTTTGAATCCTGATCTTCACATTGCGACTCTTGGCCAAAATGCGAGTTTCCGAGTTCGCTTAACCGCTCAAAGAGGTCGCGGGTATACACCAGCTGACGCGAATAAAAGAGACGATCAGCCGATTGGCGTCATCCCGATTGATTCCATCTTTACACCTGTTTCTCGTGTATCTTATCAAGTTGAGAATACTCGTGTGGGTCAGATTACAAACTATGACAAACTTACGCTTGACGTATGGACAGATGGAAGCACTGGACCAAAAGAAGCAATTGCGCTTGGTTCAAAGATTTTGACTGAACACCTTAATATTTTTGTCGGTTTGACCGACGAAGCCCAGCATGCTGAAATCATGGTTGAAAAAGAAGAGGATCAAAAAGAAAAAGTTCTTGAAATGACAATTGAAGAGCTTGATCTTTCCGTCCGTTCTTACAACTGCTTGAAACGTGCGGGCATCAATACGGTTCAAGAGCTTGCGAACAAGACCGAAGAAGATATGATGAAAGTTCGCAACCTGGGTCGCAAATCACTTGAAGAAGTGAAAGCGAAACTTGAAGAACTTGGACTCGGCCTTCGCAAAGACGATTGA
- the rplQ gene encoding 50S ribosomal protein L17 has translation MSYRKLGRTSAQRKAMLRDLTTDLIINERIETTEARAKELRSVVEKMITLGKRGDLHARRQAAAYIRNEVADAEKDQDALQKLFSDVAPRYEERQGGYTRIMKLGPRRGDGAPMAIIELV, from the coding sequence ATGTCATACAGAAAACTGGGACGCACTAGTGCACAGCGTAAAGCAATGCTGCGTGATCTTACAACAGACTTGATCATCAACGAGAGAATTGAAACAACAGAAGCTCGCGCGAAAGAACTTCGCTCTGTTGTAGAAAAAATGATTACACTTGGCAAGCGCGGAGATTTACACGCACGCCGCCAAGCAGCTGCATACATCCGCAACGAGGTAGCGGACGCAGAGAAAGACCAAGATGCACTTCAAAAACTTTTCTCTGATGTAGCACCTCGTTATGAAGAGCGCCAAGGCGGATACACACGTATTATGAAGCTTGGTCCTCGCCGTGGTGACGGAGCACCAATGGCTATCATCGAATTGGTTTAA
- a CDS encoding energy-coupling factor ABC transporter ATP-binding protein translates to MNQERLIAAKDITFRYQEGADRPALDHVSFHVSKGEWLAIVGHNGSGKSTLARALNGLILPDEGSIEVGGIRLTEETVWDIRKKVGMVFQNPDNQFVGTTVRDDVAFGLENNGVPREDMVERVDWAVQQVNMQEFLDQEPHHLSGGQKQRVAIAGVLAARPDIMILDEATSMLDPMGREEVLETVRRLKDEGMVTVISITHDLNEAAKADRIIVMNGGRKYAEGVPEDVFRLNKDLIDIGLDLPFSFQLSQMLKENGLDVKGDHLTQEGLVNELWTLRSKM, encoded by the coding sequence ATGAATCAAGAACGATTAATTGCTGCAAAGGATATCACGTTCCGCTACCAGGAAGGCGCCGACAGACCTGCACTTGATCATGTATCTTTCCATGTTTCAAAGGGTGAGTGGCTGGCGATCGTCGGTCACAACGGGTCGGGGAAATCGACGCTTGCCCGCGCTTTAAACGGCTTGATTCTTCCTGATGAAGGATCGATTGAAGTCGGCGGCATCAGACTGACGGAAGAAACGGTCTGGGATATCAGAAAAAAAGTCGGCATGGTGTTTCAAAATCCCGATAATCAATTTGTCGGGACAACCGTTCGCGATGATGTGGCTTTTGGTTTGGAAAACAACGGCGTTCCCAGAGAAGACATGGTGGAAAGGGTAGATTGGGCTGTTCAGCAAGTGAACATGCAGGAATTTCTCGATCAAGAGCCGCACCATCTCTCAGGAGGACAAAAGCAGCGCGTTGCGATTGCGGGAGTGCTTGCCGCCCGTCCTGATATCATGATTCTTGATGAAGCGACTTCAATGCTTGACCCGATGGGGCGAGAGGAAGTGCTTGAGACGGTCAGGCGGTTAAAGGACGAAGGTATGGTGACGGTCATTTCGATTACGCATGATTTAAATGAGGCGGCAAAAGCCGACCGGATCATTGTCATGAACGGGGGCAGGAAATATGCCGAAGGTGTGCCTGAAGATGTGTTTCGTCTCAACAAGGATCTCATCGACATCGGACTTGATTTGCCATTTTCCTTTCAGCTCAGCCAGATGCTGAAAGAAAACGGTCTTGATGTGAAGGGCGATCATCTGACACAAGAAGGATTGGTGAATGAGCTATGGACATTGAGATCAAAGATGTAG
- a CDS encoding energy-coupling factor ABC transporter ATP-binding protein has protein sequence MDIEIKDVEHRYQMKTPFERLAIYDVNAVIKEESYVAVIGHTGSGKSTLLQHLNGLLKPTKGQIRLGQDVIEAGKKNKHLKALRKKVGIVFQFPEHQLFEETILKDIAFGPVNFGMSRENAEKKAREMLQLVGLDEELSDRSPFELSGGQMRRVAIAGVLAMEPEVLVLDEPTAGLDPRGRKEIMDMFYRLHKQRKLTTILVTHSMEDAAAYADELIVMHKGTVKAKGSPRDIFSKRDEIAGLGLDLPETIKFQQRLEEALGITFKKPILTIEEAASEIKALFQEENAL, from the coding sequence ATGGACATTGAGATCAAAGATGTAGAGCACCGATACCAGATGAAAACGCCTTTTGAACGCCTGGCGATATATGATGTCAATGCCGTGATCAAGGAAGAAAGCTACGTCGCCGTCATCGGTCACACAGGATCGGGCAAGTCGACGCTGCTTCAGCACCTGAACGGTCTGTTAAAGCCGACAAAAGGACAGATTCGCCTTGGACAAGATGTGATCGAAGCAGGCAAGAAAAATAAACATTTAAAGGCTTTGCGCAAAAAGGTCGGCATTGTTTTTCAGTTTCCCGAGCATCAGCTGTTTGAAGAGACGATCTTAAAGGACATTGCTTTTGGGCCCGTCAATTTTGGCATGAGCCGGGAGAACGCTGAAAAAAAGGCGAGGGAAATGCTGCAGCTTGTTGGGTTGGATGAAGAACTGTCAGACCGTTCTCCATTTGAGCTGAGCGGAGGTCAGATGCGCCGGGTGGCCATCGCTGGTGTTCTGGCGATGGAGCCTGAAGTTCTCGTTCTTGATGAACCGACGGCAGGCCTTGATCCGAGGGGCCGGAAAGAGATCATGGACATGTTCTACCGCCTTCACAAACAAAGGAAGCTGACGACGATTCTCGTCACACACAGCATGGAGGATGCGGCCGCCTATGCAGATGAGCTGATCGTGATGCACAAAGGCACGGTAAAAGCGAAAGGATCGCCGCGCGATATCTTTTCTAAGCGAGATGAAATCGCCGGTTTAGGGCTTGACCTGCCGGAAACGATTAAATTTCAGCAACGGCTTGAAGAGGCGCTCGGCATTACCTTTAAAAAGCCCATCCTGACGATTGAAGAGGCAGCCTCTGAAATCAAAGCGCTCTTTCAGGAGGAAAATGCCCTATGA
- a CDS encoding energy-coupling factor transporter transmembrane protein EcfT — MMDSIIIGKYVPGSSIIHRLDPRTKLVTIFLFVFIVFFANNTETYALLGVFTLLAAAFSGVPARFLMKGMKPVIWIVLFTFLLHILMTREGSVIADLGLFKIYEQGLVQGIFISLRFIYLILITTLLTLTTTPIEVTDGLEHLLGPFKKLKLPVHELALMMSISLRFIPTLIEETDKIMKAQMARGVDFTSGSVKERVKAIVPLLVPLFVSAFKRAEELATAMEARGYRGGEGRTKYRQLTWKWKDTSAILILVVLAVLLILLRT, encoded by the coding sequence ATGATGGACAGTATTATTATCGGCAAGTATGTGCCCGGTTCTTCGATCATTCATCGTCTTGACCCGCGCACAAAGCTTGTGACCATTTTCCTTTTTGTCTTTATCGTTTTTTTTGCAAACAATACAGAAACATATGCGCTTCTTGGCGTGTTTACGCTGCTTGCGGCCGCTTTCTCAGGCGTTCCGGCCCGTTTCCTTATGAAAGGGATGAAGCCGGTTATCTGGATTGTGCTGTTTACGTTTCTGCTTCATATTTTGATGACACGGGAAGGATCTGTGATCGCCGATCTCGGGCTGTTTAAAATATATGAGCAGGGGCTTGTTCAGGGAATTTTTATTTCGCTTCGTTTTATTTATTTGATTTTGATCACAACGCTATTAACATTAACGACAACACCGATCGAAGTAACAGATGGGCTTGAGCATTTGCTTGGTCCGTTTAAAAAGCTGAAGCTGCCTGTTCATGAACTCGCTTTAATGATGTCCATTTCGCTCAGATTTATACCGACCCTTATTGAAGAAACGGATAAGATCATGAAGGCGCAGATGGCGAGAGGCGTAGATTTTACAAGTGGTTCTGTCAAAGAACGCGTCAAGGCGATTGTTCCCCTTCTTGTTCCGCTGTTTGTCAGTGCGTTTAAGCGGGCTGAAGAGCTTGCAACCGCAATGGAAGCACGCGGATACCGGGGAGGGGAAGGACGCACGAAATACAGGCAGCTGACGTGGAAATGGAAGGATACTTCCGCCATCCTGATTTTAGTTGTGCTTGCCGTATTGCTAATCCTTTTGCGGACTTAG
- the truA gene encoding tRNA pseudouridine(38-40) synthase TruA — MRMKCTISYDGHLFFGYQVQPGKRTVQDELEKALKTLHKSKERIPVVSSGRTDSGVHAVGQTIHFDSTLSIPEAKWPYALNALLPDDITVNKAEAVDEQFHARFSAKRKEYRYLIDRGRHADVFKRHYAYHVPYELDTEKMKEASDYLIGTHDFTSFCAVKTDVKDKVRTIYELEWSETDDGLQMRIVGSGFLYNMVRIIAGTLLDVGTGKFSPDDIGKMIAAQNRDAAGRTAPAHGLYLWNVIYDN, encoded by the coding sequence ATGAGAATGAAGTGCACCATTTCATATGACGGACACCTTTTTTTCGGCTATCAGGTTCAGCCGGGGAAAAGAACGGTTCAGGATGAGCTGGAAAAGGCGTTGAAGACCCTTCACAAATCGAAGGAGCGCATCCCTGTCGTATCATCCGGCAGAACCGACAGCGGCGTCCATGCGGTCGGACAGACGATCCACTTTGACAGCACGCTCTCCATCCCTGAAGCAAAATGGCCTTATGCATTAAATGCCCTGCTTCCCGATGATATAACCGTCAACAAAGCGGAAGCGGTCGATGAGCAGTTCCATGCGAGGTTTTCCGCAAAGAGAAAAGAGTATCGTTATCTGATCGACAGGGGCAGACATGCGGATGTATTTAAACGGCACTATGCATACCATGTTCCGTATGAGCTTGATACGGAGAAAATGAAAGAAGCGTCCGATTATTTGATCGGCACCCATGATTTCACAAGCTTTTGCGCGGTCAAAACCGATGTGAAAGACAAAGTCAGAACGATCTATGAGCTGGAATGGTCTGAAACGGATGACGGCCTGCAAATGAGAATCGTGGGAAGCGGATTTTTGTATAACATGGTCAGGATTATCGCCGGTACACTGCTTGACGTCGGAACTGGTAAATTTTCTCCCGATGACATCGGGAAGATGATCGCCGCCCAAAATCGCGATGCCGCGGGGCGCACCGCACCGGCTCATGGACTGTACTTATGGAACGTCATCTATGACAACTAA
- the rplM gene encoding 50S ribosomal protein L13, with translation MRTTPMANASTIERKWLVVDAAGKTLGRLSTEVASILRGKHKPTYTPHVDTGDHVIIINAEKIELTGKKLTDKIYYRHTQHPGGLKSRTALEMRTNYPEKMLELAIKGMLPKGSLGRQMFKKLNVYRGSEHPHAAQKPEVYELRG, from the coding sequence ATGCGTACAACACCTATGGCTAACGCAAGCACTATTGAACGCAAGTGGTTAGTTGTTGATGCTGCTGGCAAGACGCTAGGACGTCTTTCTACAGAAGTTGCATCTATCCTTCGCGGAAAACATAAACCAACTTACACACCACACGTTGACACTGGAGATCATGTGATCATCATCAACGCTGAAAAAATAGAGTTAACTGGTAAAAAGTTAACGGACAAAATCTACTACCGTCACACTCAACATCCAGGCGGATTAAAATCAAGAACTGCTCTTGAAATGCGTACAAACTACCCTGAGAAAATGCTTGAGCTTGCTATCAAAGGCATGCTTCCAAAAGGTTCTCTAGGCCGTCAAATGTTCAAAAAATTGAACGTATACCGTGGTTCTGAGCATCCACATGCAGCACAAAAACCTGAAGTTTACGAACTTCGCGGTTAA
- the rpsI gene encoding 30S ribosomal protein S9 — MAQVQYYGTGRRKSSVARVRLVPGEGRIVVNNREISEHIPSPALIEDIKQPLTLTETAGTYDVLVNVHGGGLSGQSGAIRHGIARALLEADPEYRSTLKRAGLLTRDARMKERKKYGLKGARRAPQFSKR; from the coding sequence TTGGCACAGGTTCAATATTACGGTACTGGCCGTCGTAAAAGTTCTGTAGCGCGTGTGCGTTTAGTTCCAGGAGAAGGTCGTATCGTCGTTAATAATCGTGAAATCAGCGAACACATCCCGTCTCCAGCTCTAATCGAAGATATCAAACAACCATTAACTTTGACTGAAACAGCTGGAACTTATGATGTTTTGGTAAACGTACATGGAGGCGGCTTATCTGGTCAATCAGGAGCAATCCGTCACGGTATCGCTCGTGCATTGCTTGAAGCAGATCCAGAATACCGTTCAACTCTTAAACGCGCTGGTCTTCTGACTCGTGACGCTCGTATGAAAGAACGTAAAAAATACGGACTTAAAGGCGCACGCCGTGCACCTCAGTTCTCAAAACGTTAA
- a CDS encoding DinB family protein — MKGLFQYNWQVRDEWFDWCMQQPREELEKRRSGGMGSILKNLFHIVDVEVSWIYAILDKPDIAPDFTDFQTIQHIIRFSEAYRPEVEDAVSSFCSASEQKLIKASWSDEAYTEGAILRHLIAHEIHHTGQISVWAREMNCTPVSASYVGRRI; from the coding sequence GTGAAAGGATTGTTTCAGTATAATTGGCAGGTTCGCGATGAATGGTTTGACTGGTGTATGCAGCAGCCGCGGGAAGAACTTGAGAAGAGGCGTTCAGGGGGTATGGGAAGCATTTTGAAAAATCTCTTTCATATTGTCGATGTTGAAGTGAGCTGGATTTACGCCATATTAGACAAACCGGATATTGCCCCTGACTTTACCGACTTTCAGACCATACAGCATATCATTCGTTTTTCTGAAGCATATCGGCCTGAAGTGGAAGATGCGGTATCCAGCTTTTGCAGCGCTTCTGAACAAAAGCTGATTAAAGCGTCATGGTCTGATGAGGCTTATACAGAGGGGGCTATTTTAAGGCATTTGATCGCTCATGAAATTCACCATACCGGACAAATATCCGTCTGGGCAAGGGAGATGAACTGTACTCCGGTATCCGCTTCATATGTGGGACGACGCATTTAA
- a CDS encoding YbaK family protein, which produces MGTVLSFIEVKQKKQIHLEKKLLCELSLEKMITRAEECFAPLFYFYSKHTDILYDGCIDFAIEAYLMGAQYGKFGYHGESVQKAMARSEKEERQLLHELYDYAVSWSEAFNIAVANEPLYYACESFIQSWWKEGFNQREKRFKLRLK; this is translated from the coding sequence ATGGGGACTGTATTATCATTTATTGAAGTAAAACAAAAAAAGCAGATTCATTTAGAGAAAAAGCTGCTCTGTGAGCTTTCTTTGGAAAAAATGATCACCAGGGCAGAGGAATGCTTTGCACCTCTTTTTTATTTCTATTCAAAGCATACGGATATCCTATATGACGGATGCATCGATTTTGCGATTGAAGCGTATTTGATGGGTGCTCAATATGGTAAATTCGGCTATCACGGAGAATCTGTTCAAAAAGCGATGGCTCGTTCGGAAAAGGAAGAAAGGCAGCTTCTTCATGAACTTTATGACTATGCGGTCAGCTGGTCTGAAGCTTTTAACATTGCAGTTGCCAATGAACCGCTCTATTATGCATGTGAGTCCTTTATCCAAAGCTGGTGGAAGGAAGGCTTCAACCAAAGGGAAAAGCGGTTCAAACTCCGCCTCAAATAA
- the cwlD gene encoding N-acetylmuramoyl-L-alanine amidase CwlD: MKKKIKWLGFLLGFVVLLCLFQYQFNNDDSWKSWNLPLSGKIIYIDPGHGGPDGGASGGDLLEKDVALEVSLRVRDYLQEQGALVLLTREDDHDLAPEETRGLSRRKAEDLRKRVDMINSSEADLYISIHLNAIPSARWSGAQSFFYGQYEENERVAKFIQDELRHNLENTNRKAKRIHGIYLMQHVEKPGALVEIGFLSNPGEAKQLGKPKYQDKIAASIYKGVLRYFTEDRDPPE, translated from the coding sequence ATGAAGAAGAAAATAAAATGGCTTGGGTTTTTACTCGGCTTTGTCGTTTTATTATGTTTATTTCAGTACCAATTCAACAATGATGATTCTTGGAAATCATGGAATCTGCCATTAAGCGGAAAAATCATTTATATTGATCCCGGACATGGGGGCCCTGACGGAGGCGCTTCCGGTGGAGACCTTCTGGAAAAAGACGTGGCGCTTGAGGTTTCATTGAGAGTCAGGGATTACCTTCAGGAGCAGGGAGCGTTGGTGCTGCTGACCCGTGAAGATGATCATGACCTTGCCCCGGAGGAAACGAGGGGGCTTAGCAGAAGGAAAGCGGAGGATCTGCGTAAGAGGGTGGATATGATCAATAGCTCTGAAGCGGATCTTTACATCAGCATTCATTTGAATGCCATTCCTTCAGCAAGATGGAGCGGAGCGCAGAGTTTTTTCTATGGACAGTATGAAGAAAATGAACGGGTGGCCAAGTTTATTCAGGATGAACTAAGGCATAACCTTGAGAATACAAACCGGAAAGCAAAGCGGATCCACGGTATTTATCTGATGCAGCATGTGGAGAAGCCGGGAGCGTTAGTCGAAATCGGGTTCTTATCAAATCCCGGGGAAGCCAAACAGCTGGGGAAACCGAAATACCAGGATAAAATCGCTGCCTCCATTTATAAAGGTGTGCTTCGATATTTCACAGAAGACAGAGACCCTCCTGAATAA
- a CDS encoding Mrp/NBP35 family ATP-binding protein, translating into MMREDDVNKIVGDLYEPFLHKPLSELDAVKDIKIKPEKQHVSVKVALAKTGSAEQMQLQQEIVTRLKEAGAETVGLRFEELPEEVVMKYQEPAPGQGKSLLNSDKQPVFLAVASGKGGVGKSTVSVNLAVSLARLGKKVGLIDADIYGFSVPDMMGITVRPTIEGEKVVPVERFGVKVISMGFFVEDNAPVIWRGPMLGKMLNNFFHEVEWGDVDYIILDLPPGTGDVALDVHSMLPSCKEVIVSTPHPTAAFVAARAGAMALKTDHEIVGIVENMAYFESAKTGEKEYVFGKGGGEKLAEELGVPILGKIPLRQPDWDDDDFAPSVYDQNHPTGEIYLDIAKKIDQSISLQA; encoded by the coding sequence ATGATGCGAGAAGACGATGTAAATAAAATAGTCGGCGATTTGTACGAGCCTTTTCTTCATAAGCCGCTCAGCGAACTGGATGCTGTCAAAGACATTAAAATAAAGCCTGAAAAGCAGCATGTCAGCGTAAAAGTGGCGCTCGCAAAAACGGGATCTGCCGAACAGATGCAGCTTCAGCAGGAGATCGTTACAAGACTGAAGGAAGCCGGCGCAGAGACGGTGGGACTGCGATTTGAAGAGCTGCCGGAAGAAGTGGTCATGAAATATCAAGAGCCCGCTCCAGGCCAAGGCAAGTCATTGCTGAACAGTGATAAACAGCCCGTTTTCTTAGCCGTTGCAAGCGGAAAAGGCGGTGTCGGCAAGTCGACGGTTTCGGTAAACTTGGCTGTTTCCCTTGCGCGTCTCGGAAAAAAAGTCGGCTTGATTGATGCCGATATTTACGGTTTCAGCGTGCCTGATATGATGGGAATCACGGTGCGGCCTACAATAGAAGGCGAGAAGGTTGTCCCTGTCGAAAGATTTGGCGTCAAAGTGATCTCGATGGGCTTTTTCGTTGAAGATAATGCACCTGTCATTTGGAGGGGCCCGATGCTTGGGAAAATGCTGAATAACTTCTTTCACGAGGTGGAATGGGGAGATGTCGATTACATTATTTTAGACCTTCCGCCAGGTACCGGTGATGTCGCGCTTGACGTCCATTCCATGCTACCGAGCTGCAAGGAAGTGATCGTTTCGACACCGCATCCGACGGCAGCATTTGTCGCCGCCAGAGCAGGGGCTATGGCGTTGAAGACCGACCATGAAATCGTGGGAATCGTTGAAAATATGGCTTATTTTGAAAGTGCCAAGACGGGCGAAAAGGAATACGTCTTTGGCAAAGGCGGAGGCGAAAAGCTTGCCGAAGAACTAGGCGTCCCTATTTTAGGCAAAATACCGCTCAGGCAGCCGGATTGGGATGATGATGATTTTGCACCATCCGTGTATGATCAAAACCATCCGACAGGTGAGATCTATTTAGATATTGCCAAAAAAATCGATCAAAGCATCAGCCTGCAAGCATGA
- the gerD gene encoding spore germination lipoprotein GerD codes for MFKHAMLWISCFLFLSVTACAPKDQAAELDYEETKKMVVDILKTDDGKKAIQEILNDDKLNETLVMDEKTVKETVEKTLTSKKGTEFWKKVFEDPKFAEGFAKTLENEHEKVLKKLMKDPDYQKMLMEVMQDPAMAKKYGELVKSQEFRTHLKEVITETLTSPLYKKQFEEELKKAAAESMKEELKGGEEKQS; via the coding sequence ATGTTCAAACACGCAATGCTATGGATAAGCTGTTTTCTGTTTCTATCTGTAACAGCTTGTGCTCCCAAGGACCAAGCAGCTGAGCTGGACTATGAGGAAACAAAAAAAATGGTTGTCGATATATTAAAAACAGATGACGGAAAAAAGGCGATTCAGGAAATTTTAAATGATGACAAATTGAATGAAACACTTGTAATGGATGAAAAGACCGTCAAAGAGACCGTCGAAAAAACACTGACTTCAAAAAAGGGAACCGAGTTCTGGAAGAAAGTTTTTGAAGACCCGAAGTTCGCTGAAGGCTTTGCCAAAACGCTTGAAAATGAGCATGAAAAGGTACTCAAAAAGCTGATGAAAGACCCTGACTATCAAAAAATGCTCATGGAGGTCATGCAGGATCCGGCAATGGCCAAAAAATACGGCGAACTGGTCAAGAGCCAAGAATTTCGAACCCATCTTAAAGAAGTAATAACCGAAACTCTTACAAGTCCCCTTTATAAAAAGCAGTTTGAAGAAGAACTGAAGAAAGCGGCCGCCGAAAGCATGAAGGAAGAATTAAAGGGCGGCGAGGAAAAACAAAGCTAA
- a CDS encoding KinB-signaling pathway activation protein: MKSRNLVRFFFSVLGVGALTTSIVGFGIEWGRYKELFLSFEVLEILSVLFWFIGVGMIFSVIAQMGYVIFLTIHRFALEIFRSHSLWNSIQLFLVIFVTFDLVYLRYLFFEEEGGAFIPYIWLPLFILAVGLVAAYMKQKQSSKKTFVSALFLMVVFTVLEWFPALRVNEEDWLYLMLLPLLSCNAFQLLMLPKFLSRT, translated from the coding sequence ATGAAAAGCCGTAATCTTGTCCGATTTTTCTTTTCTGTGTTAGGTGTTGGAGCATTGACTACAAGCATTGTCGGTTTTGGGATAGAGTGGGGAAGGTATAAGGAACTGTTTTTGTCCTTTGAGGTTCTTGAAATTCTTTCTGTTTTATTTTGGTTTATCGGGGTGGGCATGATCTTTAGTGTGATTGCCCAAATGGGGTATGTCATTTTTTTAACGATTCATCGATTTGCGCTTGAAATATTCAGATCCCATTCTTTGTGGAATTCAATTCAATTGTTTTTAGTTATATTTGTCACGTTCGATTTAGTGTATTTGCGTTATTTGTTTTTTGAAGAAGAAGGGGGAGCATTCATCCCGTATATTTGGCTGCCGTTGTTTATATTGGCGGTTGGACTTGTAGCAGCCTATATGAAACAAAAACAGTCCTCAAAAAAAACATTTGTTTCCGCGTTGTTTTTAATGGTCGTGTTTACGGTCTTGGAATGGTTCCCGGCGTTAAGGGTGAATGAAGAGGACTGGCTTTATTTAATGCTGCTCCCTTTATTAAGCTGCAACGCTTTTCAGCTTTTAATGCTGCCGAAATTCTTAAGTCGTACATAG
- the pdaB gene encoding polysaccharide deacetylase family sporulation protein PdaB has translation MNHFYVWHIKRIKQLIIIMIAAFATASFFYMQNLLPLPVFSTDGGSKAVYRGDKDSNEVALTFNISWGDQKAIPILNTLKANGIKDATFFISASWAERHPDVVERIQKDGHQIGSMGYAYKNYSQMKKSEIKKDLTKAQNSFQKLGIDDLTLLRPPTGQFNKDVLDVAKQYGYTIVHYSINSDDWTNPGVRKIVQNVNDTVSAGDIVLFHASDSAKQTKEALPEIIHHLRGKGLKNVSVSELISNTDAQSSEVK, from the coding sequence GTGAACCATTTTTATGTATGGCATATAAAACGGATTAAGCAGCTGATCATTATTATGATTGCCGCTTTTGCCACTGCCAGTTTTTTTTATATGCAAAACCTGCTTCCTCTTCCTGTGTTTTCAACAGACGGCGGATCAAAAGCAGTGTATCGGGGAGATAAGGACTCCAATGAAGTGGCCCTGACATTTAATATCAGCTGGGGAGACCAAAAAGCAATCCCGATTTTAAATACATTAAAAGCAAATGGAATAAAAGATGCCACTTTCTTTATTTCCGCTTCATGGGCGGAACGCCATCCGGATGTCGTGGAAAGAATTCAAAAAGACGGCCATCAAATCGGCAGCATGGGCTATGCCTATAAAAACTATTCGCAAATGAAGAAAAGCGAGATCAAAAAAGATCTGACAAAGGCGCAAAATTCGTTTCAAAAGTTGGGTATCGATGACCTGACTCTGCTCAGACCGCCTACCGGCCAGTTCAATAAAGATGTACTTGATGTCGCCAAACAGTACGGCTACACTATCGTACATTATAGTATCAATTCCGATGACTGGACGAACCCGGGCGTTCGGAAAATTGTTCAAAACGTCAATGACACAGTGAGTGCAGGAGACATCGTTCTTTTTCATGCGTCAGATTCGGCGAAGCAGACAAAAGAAGCCCTGCCTGAGATCATCCATCATCTGCGGGGCAAGGGGCTCAAAAATGTATCCGTGAGCGAGTTGATCTCCAATACCGATGCTCAATCTTCCGAAGTGAAATAA